The window CCAATGGTGGCAAAGAGTGTCATTACAGACACGCACTTCCTCCTGGATATGTCCTGAAATCTCAAATGAAAGCACTCTTGGAAGAGGAGTCATCAAAGAAGATGGCAGTTGAGGACGAAATCGAAAACGAGGTTTGATACTCCACTGGTCTTCCCAATCTGCTCGTAACTGCTAGGACCCTGAACTTGACTTGTGAGACCCATGTTTTCTTGTTCTATGTTTCAGCGTGCAAAACTGCAAACGGCAACACAGATGACTCCTGCGCTATTTATGGaatggaagaggaagaaaatagCTGAGAGAGATGCAGGATTGGCTGCTTCTCAAGCAGAAAGAGCTAAGAACGACCGTATGAGGTAGACCCATTCTGATATCAATCTTCAATGTGACTCTGTTTTGTATAAGCTGACTCATTTGTGTGGATATGTAATCTCAGTGGTCGGGAGCTGTTTCTGTCCAATGCAAGCTTGTTTGTGGATGATGCTGAGGCTTGTGAAGAATACGAGCGGGAAAGAGAGCAGGAAGAGACTGAACAAAAGgtgagatctctctctctctgtctcactcTCACTTACTATTTAAACCAACCAAGTCATGTTAATGGAATCATGAGTTTTTTGCTTATCAGGCAAAGAACAAGGAAACAGAAGCAGGGACGAGCAAGAGTAGTGGTGATGGTGAACAGAGTTCGAAACAAgtcgatgaagaagatgaagacgatgacgatgatgatgacgacttGGACATGGATGAGCTGGATGAACTGGAAGCAAGCTTGTCGAAGACATCGATCCAGATTCGTGAACCAAACAATGAAGGGTCATCTTGAGATGGAAACATGGTTCAAGAGAAACAGGTGGTGGAAGAGAGAAAgcacatgttttgttttatgtactttCAATAGATTGGATTTTGCAGACACAAACCCTATTTGAGGGTGTTGAATAATCTCTGTTACTGTCTTAAATGTCTCTCATTCAAGGACTagtagtctcttttttttttttttttttNCATCAGTGAACCTCGCAAACATGACATGGACGTCTCTGAATTCAAATCCAGCACTCTCTTTCTCCACGTTAAGGGGAATCAAAAACTTCGGCATAGTACCTTTCAGGAGAGGTTTAAAGCCCACTGTTATCGGAATCGCCTCGTGGCCACCActccgttcttcttcttcttcttcttcttctgttagGGCCAtgtcttcttcgtcgtcttctccaTTGGAGGAGACTGTTAAAACGACTGTGGCACAGAACCCTGTCGTTGTTTACTCCAAATCCTGGTGCTCGTATGGTTCACTCCTCTTTGTAAATCACAATGCTTTTTGTTCAATTAGAGGAACCTAGTTTCCCGATTTCCCTAGATATCAATATTGATACTTTTGCTTAAATTTTGAAATGGGTTTGTTCTTGTGGTGAAGATACTCGTCTGAAGTGAAGTCCTTGTTCAAGAGTCTTCAAGTTGAGCCACTGGTTGTTGAATTGGATGAACTTGGTATGCTTTCATCACtctattgtatatttttatttctggtTCTGATTATTTTGCTATAATGGTTTTGCTTATGTGTTGATATTGTTTAGATCGGTGAATGGTAAAGCTTGTTACAAGTAGCCTATTGTTTCCAAGTAGATATGGTTCTTGCTCCTCTTCTAGTTGGCTTTGGTTGCTTGGTTGGTAATGTTTGTGGATTAGATTCTGATGAAGGAGGGTTGATATTTAGGGGGGTTTCTAATGCCCCGTGATACCTTTACATTTTGGAGTAGTTTCTGTGTGTTTGTCTCTGTAGTAGTATTACTTTTGAGGCAAAAGATTGGCTTGTTGATGAGAAATCAATTGCTAGGGTATTTGTAATGGCTTAAAACCTTACACATTGAAGATTCTTACCTTCCTGTTGATCTCAGACAGTATGCTTCTATTTTTGACAAACTGTTATCCAATTGCTATCTTTTTCGTTGACTTTCCAAAAAccatttgttctttgttgttttgttttgatttttgggtaAACCATCTATGCCTCAGGGTATTGGTCTTAAACGTTTACAAATGTTTTGGTGGTTTTTTGGCATCTCCAGGTTCAGAGGGGTCGCAGCTGCAGAATGTGTTGGAGAAAATTACTGGACAATACACTGTTCCCAATGTCTTCATcggtttgttatttttttttcatttgcatCAGTTACTAACACTctgatattttttcttgattctcttCCTGAAAACACAATGTTCGCAAACACGAAACTGCAGTGAAATCTTAGTCACCGCATTTGCGATGACCATCACATAAACAAATCGGATTTTGATATAATGTTTTTGTTCATGACCAGGGGGCAAGCACATTGGTGGCTGCTCTGGTacactctcttcttttctttcctcaACGCTGATGTTCTTTTACGCTTTTGTGTGCATTGGCCATCAAGATAATACTCAATGTCTTGTGGTTTTTCTGATAACTTGATATGCATATCATTATTGTTGAGCAGATACATTGCAGATGTACAATAAAGGAGAGCTGGAGGGAATTATAGCTGAAGCCAGTGGAAAAACAGGTCAGACCTAAGGGAGATTTAGAGATGGAACTGTTTGGGGATTTCTtcgtgttttctttttgtttgatatcaGAACCTCTGAATAAAATGATTGAAGTCGAGATGATTTGGTGTTTGAATTTATTGTCTATATAGAGATATTCATTAAGACTCTATTGTGTTTCTTTTCATGTAATTCAAATCCAAGTAATAAATAGCCAGGCCGGGTGTCGTGACTAAACCGGAGTTTGATCTGAATCACAGCTTACGAGTTTGCAACCAATTTCCGAGGTTGCTAAAATGCATATGGGAAATCTATCTTGAGATTGTAAAAGTTGATAAACTTTTTGGTACATACGGTTAGGTTCAAGATTACAAAACAGACAAACCAGTTTAGAGATAAGAAGAACCAAGTCTCTCATTTGACTTCTTCGATCTCGTCCAGTGCGTAGTTGTTGGTCGATATATTGGCGTAGTTCACCTTCGAGAACCGAACCACAACCGGATATCGGGACTTCGGGTCCTGACAATTTAAACCGGAGTATACAAGATGAAACGAAATCGAACCGTTAGATCATAAACTAGGAAAGTAGATGCATTACCTGATCAACGGCCACAACTGATCCAACGTTCTTGTACCAGTAGGATTCTTTCCTTAGAATCTTAACCTATAATAATAAGTCCCCGAAATTTCATATAAGTTTCACATTGATCGCATAACTGTAAAACTAATCTAAATAGACCAGAAACTTCAAATTGTagtagatacaaaaaaaaaaaaaaaaaactcagctCAAATCTATACACATGCATCACAGATTATGTACTATGAAATAGGTGACCTTGGATCCTCTCTTGGGGCCAATCGGAGGAGGTTTAGCCTTGGCGGCCGGAGCTTCCTTCGGAGCAGCAGCAggggcggtggtggtggtggaaaaAGGCTCCGACGAGGGGGTTGCCGGAGATGCATCATCAGCCGCTCGGACTACTAGCCTCGAAccgaagcttctcattggcaaGAAAGAGACGATGGTGGCGTTTTTCGAAGAACCGCCGCCGCCGACTACAGCCGCCTTGACATTGGCCGTCAGAATAAATCCGGTAGCTGCTGACGTCATCGCCATCTGTGTGATGTTTTTTGAGGAGAGAGTACGGTACAGATACAGAATGTGTTTGGTTTGTGTTGTTGCGTGATCCAAAAAAGAGACTTggcatcaaaaaaaaaagaaaaaaaaaaaagacaaagattgAGATTGTTTTGCTTAAAACGAATCGTTTTCGCCACTTGTAGTATGACACGTGTCATCACAAATACTCATCATCAGTGTCTTCTGGATAATGTGATGACGTGGCAACActtggaaaggaaaaaaaaaatccgagcaaagtatctctctctctctatagtGTGATTAGGGTTGCTTTTTGGCGCCAAAATTCAttcatttgtcttcttctttcaccGATTTCAAATTCTTGAGAATTCGCCCAATGGACGCGTGAATGATGATGTGAaatctctccttcttcatctttttatcTCCTTTGTGAATTACATAGCAGCGTTTGATTTTGAATCAGAATCACAATCCTCCGGCAGATCGATTTCGGTAAATCAGTGATGAGAAGAAGGAATCACCGAACCAAAGCTGACGAAACCCTAAATAAGACCGACCCACAACAAATTGGGTTCAATTTTACTGATCCGTCGAGCTCTCAGGCTAATTCAGGTATTTTTCCAACCTCGATTTCGTTTTCgtga is drawn from Camelina sativa cultivar DH55 chromosome 1, Cs, whole genome shotgun sequence and contains these coding sequences:
- the LOC104701951 gene encoding zinc finger CCCH domain-containing protein 21 codes for the protein MPPKQQPKADLAKKQKQVEDKTFGLKNKNKSKNVQKYVQSLKQSVQPKPDASKAAAKKKKDEEKAREQELNELFKVAISQPKVPVGVDPKSILCEFFKAGQCQKGFKCKFSHDLNIQRKGEKIDIYSDKRDEDGDMDEWDQETLEKVVESKKNEYNQNKPTDIVCKYFLDAVEKKQYGWFWSCPNGGKECHYRHALPPGYVLKSQMKALLEEESSKKMAVEDEIENERAKLQTATQMTPALFMEWKRKKIAERDAGLAASQAERAKNDRMSGRELFLSNASLFVDDAEACEEYEREREQEETEQKAKNKETEAGTSKSSGDGEQSSKQVDEEDEDDDDDDDDLDMDELDELEASLSKTSIQIREPNNEGSS
- the LOC104701959 gene encoding monothiol glutaredoxin-S12, chloroplastic, with protein sequence MVQEKQVVEERKHMFLNLANMTWTSLNSNPALSFSTLRGIKNFGIVPFRRGLKPTVIGIASWPPLRSSSSSSSSVRAMSSSSSSPLEETVKTTVAQNPVVVYSKSWCSYSSEVKSLFKSLQVEPLVVELDELGSEGSQLQNVLEKITGQYTVPNVFIGGKHIGGCSDTLQMYNKGELEGIIAEASGKTGQT
- the LOC104701986 gene encoding photosystem I reaction center subunit IV B, chloroplastic-like; amino-acid sequence: MAMTSAATGFILTANVKAAVVGGGGSSKNATIVSFLPMRSFGSRLVVRAADDASPATPSSEPFSTTTTAPAAAPKEAPAAKAKPPPIGPKRGSKVKILRKESYWYKNVGSVVAVDQDPKSRYPVVVRFSKVNYANISTNNYALDEIEEVK